The proteins below are encoded in one region of Rhodopirellula islandica:
- a CDS encoding sigma-54-dependent transcriptional regulator: MTTAQTILVVDDEPSICWALEKMLTSEGHEVITGSSAEEGLRLASQNNISMVILDVRLPKEDGITALPKFLEATNNAPVIIITAFGDLETAVAAVKNGATDYLTKPFKLEDALRTCRTALQKSSRRTAPAATQPMDIDPSVLVGTSPAMQQVFRQIALVADSDLSVLITGETGTGKELVAAAIHRHSRRADGPYIPIAPVALNPDLIESELFGHVKGAFTGASDDRAGLFERAEGGTVLLDEIGDLPLGTQVKLLRVLEQGEYCRVGDVKPRTANVRILAATNSDLHEDVATNAFREDLFHRLTGVQIHLPPLRDRVEDIGPLCRHFLSAMKYADIDSAVDEELLEQLHSRPWHGNIRELKNAVGHAAVVSRGRKLTIDDFPAPKPGRETQTTSPVLAMEKSIRVWSENAIEANPDSVTLHSDFLAATEPTLLRTVMQHTGGNRAKAAEMLGIHRGTLRDRMKAYGIDDQ; encoded by the coding sequence ATGACCACAGCACAAACCATCCTCGTTGTCGATGACGAACCGTCCATTTGCTGGGCGTTGGAAAAGATGCTCACCAGCGAAGGGCATGAGGTCATCACCGGATCCAGCGCCGAAGAAGGCCTGCGGCTGGCAAGCCAGAACAATATCTCGATGGTGATCTTGGACGTGCGTCTCCCCAAGGAAGACGGCATCACGGCGTTGCCCAAGTTCCTGGAAGCGACCAACAATGCTCCCGTCATCATCATCACCGCCTTTGGTGACTTAGAAACCGCCGTGGCAGCGGTCAAGAATGGAGCCACGGACTACCTGACCAAACCATTCAAACTGGAGGACGCCCTGCGGACCTGCCGCACCGCACTGCAAAAATCGTCGCGCCGGACGGCCCCGGCCGCGACTCAGCCGATGGACATCGATCCGTCGGTGCTGGTCGGCACGTCGCCCGCGATGCAGCAAGTCTTTCGGCAGATTGCCTTGGTCGCCGACAGCGATCTGTCCGTGCTGATCACGGGCGAAACCGGCACAGGAAAGGAACTCGTCGCGGCCGCGATTCACCGTCACAGTCGCCGCGCCGACGGGCCCTACATTCCCATTGCCCCGGTTGCACTCAATCCCGATCTGATCGAAAGCGAACTGTTTGGCCACGTCAAAGGAGCGTTCACGGGCGCCAGCGACGACCGTGCCGGATTGTTCGAACGCGCGGAAGGCGGCACCGTGTTGCTCGACGAAATCGGTGACCTGCCACTGGGCACGCAAGTCAAATTGCTGCGAGTGCTCGAACAAGGCGAGTACTGCCGCGTTGGAGACGTGAAACCACGAACCGCCAACGTTCGCATTCTTGCTGCCACGAACAGCGACCTGCACGAAGACGTCGCCACCAACGCTTTTCGCGAAGACCTGTTTCATCGCCTGACCGGCGTGCAAATTCATCTTCCGCCGCTGCGAGATCGCGTGGAAGACATTGGCCCGCTTTGCCGCCATTTCCTCTCCGCGATGAAGTACGCGGACATCGATTCCGCGGTGGACGAGGAGCTGCTGGAACAACTTCATTCACGCCCTTGGCACGGCAACATCCGTGAACTGAAGAATGCGGTGGGACACGCCGCTGTGGTCAGCCGAGGCCGCAAACTCACGATTGATGATTTCCCTGCCCCCAAACCCGGACGGGAAACACAAACGACATCCCCCGTTCTCGCCATGGAAAAATCCATTCGAGTCTGGTCCGAGAACGCGATCGAGGCCAACCCTGACTCGGTGACGCTCCACAGCGATTTCCTGGCGGCAACGGAACCCACTTTGCTTCGAACGGTGATGCAGCACACAGGAGGCAACCGGGCCAAGGCCGCGGAGATGCTGGGCATCCACCGCGGCACGCTTCGCGATCGGATGAAGGCCTACGGCATCGACGACCAGTGA
- a CDS encoding DUF1559 family PulG-like putative transporter encodes MINRSAARSAFTLVELLVVIAIIGVLVGLLLPAVQSAREAARRMQCSNNLKQIALSVHNYQSAYKRFPPSALVDLSVTSTGNNGSWGVHGRILPFLEQGNVYENIDLSLAWDNQVSIDGLKIPTYACPSDPGTDQERTFSDGRPTLYPTTYGFNFGRWFVFDPTTQKAGDGMFAPNQFYSFRDCLDGSSHTLLTGEVKAWTPYQRNGGPSDTAIPINQEQAEWIVASGAQFKDTGHTEWPDGRCHHTGFTVTLPPNSDVKFETGGQVYEQMDFSSWQEGKDGQSGSPTYAMITSRSHHVGLVNVAKVDGSVTSVTESVELSIWHALGTRAGREVIQGEY; translated from the coding sequence ATGATAAATCGTTCCGCAGCTCGCTCCGCTTTTACATTGGTGGAATTGTTGGTGGTCATTGCGATCATCGGGGTGTTGGTTGGGTTGCTGCTACCAGCCGTGCAATCCGCTCGGGAAGCGGCTCGTCGGATGCAGTGCAGCAACAATCTGAAGCAGATCGCGCTGTCCGTCCACAACTACCAGAGTGCCTACAAGCGGTTTCCTCCATCGGCTTTGGTCGATTTGAGCGTGACTTCGACCGGCAACAATGGATCTTGGGGAGTCCATGGGCGGATTTTGCCGTTTCTGGAACAGGGCAATGTTTATGAGAACATCGATCTCTCGTTGGCTTGGGACAACCAAGTTTCCATCGACGGTCTGAAGATTCCAACCTACGCCTGTCCGAGTGATCCGGGAACGGATCAAGAACGCACGTTCAGCGATGGCCGGCCGACCCTGTATCCAACCACCTACGGATTCAATTTTGGCCGATGGTTTGTATTCGACCCCACGACTCAGAAAGCTGGTGACGGGATGTTCGCTCCCAACCAGTTTTACAGTTTTCGAGATTGCTTGGATGGTAGCAGTCACACGTTGCTCACCGGCGAAGTGAAAGCTTGGACGCCCTATCAACGCAACGGTGGTCCCTCGGACACGGCGATTCCGATCAACCAAGAGCAAGCGGAATGGATCGTCGCCAGCGGGGCCCAGTTCAAGGACACTGGTCACACCGAATGGCCTGACGGTCGCTGTCATCACACTGGATTCACGGTGACGTTGCCGCCCAACAGCGACGTGAAATTTGAGACCGGCGGGCAAGTGTACGAACAGATGGATTTCAGTTCGTGGCAAGAGGGCAAGGACGGTCAAAGCGGAAGTCCGACCTACGCCATGATCACGTCTCGCAGTCATCACGTCGGATTGGTGAATGTCGCCAAGGTTGACGGGAGTGTCACTTCCGTCACCGAGTCGGTGGAGCTCTCGATCTGGCACGCATTGGGAACTCGAGCCGGCCGCGAGGTCATCCAGGGCGAGTATTGA
- a CDS encoding sensor histidine kinase, giving the protein MSPVTSPPLRSLRLRLLTPIIATALMAAVLVAIASYWLGTQRAMKDLEQRFSAIQSTLSDSNFPLNSIVLESLADLTRTQLIGLSASGLVTSSTLQLDETAKTSFREHLQNQRPLPASIIPNDDGIGFRLFAFQTVGSQLRQDRVAAVAVLFEDEQFNANRRQAAILPLATGLSTIVALSSLTFWLTSRLVRRISKLQRRVEAVANGDFDSTVSDDVPDEIGRLGGAVDSMAQQLKQLWNQINRQQSQKLLHQIAGGMAHQLRNSLTGARMAVELHAQECQATDDEGIRVAIHQIELSEDYVRRLLLVASGRQDKDRPTDVTTCFDDVRTSLSPIAKHLRVNMRWDLDDDLGQRRIQDGPTWVAAVTNLIHNAIQAGDEVDVSLQQLGENILRVTVSDNGAGVPEQVAGTLFEPFVTSKPEGMGLGLPVVQRSAEYLGGSVRWRRENERTIFELDTQLLRTRAQPDEPQ; this is encoded by the coding sequence ATGAGTCCTGTGACATCTCCTCCTCTCCGTTCGCTGCGACTTCGCCTGCTCACGCCGATCATCGCCACCGCGCTGATGGCCGCGGTGTTGGTGGCAATTGCCTCGTATTGGCTGGGCACCCAGCGGGCGATGAAAGATCTGGAGCAGCGTTTTTCGGCGATTCAGTCGACGTTGTCGGATTCCAACTTCCCGCTCAACTCGATCGTCCTGGAATCTCTCGCGGATCTGACCCGGACACAATTGATTGGATTGAGTGCCAGTGGTCTGGTTACGTCCTCCACGCTGCAACTGGACGAAACCGCCAAAACGTCTTTTCGCGAACACCTTCAAAATCAGCGACCTCTGCCGGCCTCGATCATTCCCAACGACGATGGAATCGGCTTTCGATTGTTCGCCTTTCAGACCGTTGGCAGCCAGCTCCGCCAAGACCGAGTTGCTGCGGTTGCGGTTCTGTTTGAAGACGAACAGTTCAACGCCAATCGTCGACAAGCCGCGATCCTTCCGCTGGCAACTGGATTGTCAACGATTGTGGCCCTCAGTTCGTTGACGTTTTGGCTGACGTCACGATTGGTCCGCCGCATCAGCAAGCTGCAACGACGCGTCGAAGCGGTGGCCAACGGCGACTTTGACTCGACGGTTTCGGACGATGTCCCTGACGAGATTGGGCGACTCGGTGGCGCCGTTGATTCGATGGCCCAGCAACTCAAACAACTCTGGAACCAGATCAACCGCCAGCAAAGCCAAAAGCTGCTGCACCAAATCGCCGGCGGGATGGCGCATCAATTGAGAAACAGCTTGACCGGCGCCCGGATGGCGGTCGAACTGCACGCTCAAGAATGCCAAGCCACCGATGACGAAGGCATCCGAGTCGCCATCCATCAAATTGAGTTGTCCGAAGATTACGTTCGTCGGCTGCTCCTGGTTGCCTCCGGACGCCAGGACAAAGATCGGCCGACCGATGTGACTACCTGCTTCGACGATGTCCGTACCAGCCTTTCTCCCATTGCGAAACATTTGCGAGTGAATATGCGGTGGGATCTGGACGATGACCTTGGGCAACGGCGAATCCAAGACGGCCCGACCTGGGTGGCGGCCGTGACCAACCTGATCCACAACGCGATTCAGGCGGGTGACGAAGTGGACGTCTCGCTGCAACAACTGGGCGAGAACATCCTTCGAGTCACCGTCTCTGACAATGGTGCCGGAGTTCCCGAGCAAGTGGCTGGCACTCTCTTCGAGCCCTTCGTGACTTCCAAACCCGAAGGCATGGGATTGGGGCTTCCCGTTGTTCAACGTTCCGCCGAGTACTTGGGTGGATCGGTGCGATGGCGACGCGAGAACGAAAGAACCATTTTCGAGCTGGACACGCAATTGCTTCGAACGCGCGCCCAACCAGACGAACCACAGTGA